From one Alicyclobacillus acidocaldarius subsp. acidocaldarius Tc-4-1 genomic stretch:
- a CDS encoding GerAB/ArcD/ProY family transporter, with protein MITEFTVTDAWMAVPSLFVGGLISAGIAHVHVRKFPSLRATGAFLAMAGPVIGNAFVIWYVSVVFLVGTVVAREFTLFVTVASLPYTSETAVAVIGCASVVYIAYVGIESFARANEFVVPLAVVVLPLLILLPLTLCDVHQFYPVFSSGWLPVWKASIVPMFVYGLEFSLAIQFVPNLRSPEKLPIDIVIAASISTVLILIVLLLTVGVFGFTVRYLQYPVLELIRVVRIGRFIERLDTIYGIAVLMTIISKITIIHLAMCTGIQDLCKTRDYRWAVLPTGTAMFVGGLYFYRNVAQMTYFIEHVGPSYLLFTVVGVPLLGLTLQRVRFHLERRARKGG; from the coding sequence GTGATCACGGAGTTCACCGTGACGGATGCGTGGATGGCCGTTCCTTCATTGTTTGTTGGAGGCCTGATCTCGGCGGGTATTGCTCACGTTCACGTTCGGAAGTTCCCAAGCTTGCGAGCAACCGGGGCGTTCCTCGCCATGGCGGGGCCTGTGATAGGTAATGCATTCGTTATATGGTATGTTTCGGTTGTTTTTCTGGTCGGGACAGTGGTGGCGAGGGAGTTTACACTTTTTGTGACCGTCGCTTCGTTGCCCTATACATCGGAAACTGCTGTGGCAGTTATCGGCTGCGCCAGCGTCGTTTACATTGCCTATGTAGGCATTGAGTCCTTCGCACGCGCAAACGAATTTGTTGTTCCTCTCGCCGTTGTGGTGCTCCCGCTCCTTATTCTCTTACCCTTAACTTTGTGCGATGTTCATCAGTTTTATCCTGTTTTTTCGAGTGGCTGGCTGCCTGTATGGAAGGCGTCGATCGTCCCGATGTTCGTCTATGGGTTGGAATTTTCACTTGCAATCCAATTTGTTCCTAATTTGAGATCGCCCGAGAAGCTTCCCATCGACATCGTGATCGCGGCTTCCATATCCACCGTGTTGATTCTCATCGTGCTCCTCCTGACCGTTGGCGTGTTCGGATTCACGGTGCGTTATCTGCAGTATCCCGTGTTGGAGTTGATTCGCGTCGTACGCATCGGGCGCTTCATCGAACGATTAGATACGATCTACGGAATTGCCGTCTTGATGACTATCATCTCAAAGATAACCATCATCCATTTGGCGATGTGCACGGGAATTCAGGACCTTTGTAAGACGCGTGACTACCGCTGGGCGGTGTTACCTACCGGAACGGCGATGTTTGTGGGCGGATTGTATTTTTATCGCAATGTCGCTCAGATGACATATTTCATCGAACACGTGGGACCATCCTACCTCTTGTTCACGGTGGTAGGTGTGCCGCTGCTTGGATTGACTTTGCAGCGCGTCCGCTTCCATCTGGAACGAAGAGCCAGGAAGGGGGGCTGA